The Bacteroidia bacterium genome has a segment encoding these proteins:
- a CDS encoding cystathionine gamma-synthase family protein has product MKNINKKLRPESLMMSYGYKPELSEGAIKSPIFQTSTFVFKTAEEGKAFFEIAYGHRQKKENEELGLIYSRINNPDLEILEDRLSLWDEAEKCAVFESGMSAITTVLLTFLSPGDIVLVSNPLYGGTSHFVHKILPRFNIQAEFFYHYETEQNIIERIEDKKLKDKIALIYVETPANPTNYLFDIGLARTIADYCSKPDKKVYVTVDNTYMGPLWQHPLKLGADLVVYSATKYIGGHSDVIAGACLGSQELINKVKYMRTFLGNMAGPWTGWLLLRSLETLKVRMETQAHNAKHVAQFLNQHPKVEKVYYLGNLTEKDGQQYLIKQKQCLSDGAMISFDIKGGEKQAFQFLNHLKLIKLAVSLGSTESLAEHPYTMTHADVDIQEKIQLGITEKMIRLSIGVEHYEDIIWDIEQALAFVD; this is encoded by the coding sequence ATGAAAAACATCAATAAAAAACTACGCCCCGAAAGCTTAATGATGTCCTACGGATATAAACCTGAACTCTCCGAAGGGGCTATAAAAAGCCCTATCTTTCAAACTTCTACATTTGTATTTAAAACAGCAGAGGAAGGTAAAGCCTTTTTTGAAATTGCTTACGGACATAGACAAAAAAAAGAAAACGAAGAATTAGGGCTTATTTATAGCCGTATCAACAACCCTGATTTAGAGATATTAGAAGATAGACTCTCCCTTTGGGATGAAGCAGAAAAGTGCGCCGTGTTTGAAAGCGGCATGTCTGCCATTACCACAGTTTTATTAACTTTTCTTTCCCCAGGCGACATAGTTTTGGTAAGTAACCCCTTATATGGTGGAACTAGCCATTTTGTGCATAAAATACTACCCCGTTTCAATATACAAGCTGAATTCTTTTATCACTACGAAACTGAACAAAACATTATTGAACGAATTGAAGATAAAAAACTTAAAGACAAAATCGCCTTAATATACGTAGAAACCCCTGCTAATCCTACTAACTACTTGTTTGATATTGGCTTAGCTCGGACTATTGCAGACTATTGCTCTAAACCCGACAAAAAAGTGTATGTAACCGTAGATAATACCTACATGGGACCTTTGTGGCAGCACCCTTTGAAGCTAGGAGCGGACTTAGTGGTATACTCTGCTACCAAATACATTGGAGGACACAGCGATGTGATTGCAGGTGCGTGCCTGGGCAGCCAAGAACTGATTAACAAAGTTAAATACATGCGCACTTTTTTAGGTAACATGGCAGGTCCTTGGACAGGTTGGCTGTTGCTTCGAAGTTTAGAAACTCTTAAAGTCCGCATGGAAACACAAGCCCACAATGCTAAGCATGTAGCTCAATTTCTTAATCAACATCCAAAAGTAGAGAAAGTGTATTATTTAGGCAATCTTACGGAAAAAGATGGGCAGCAATACCTTATTAAGCAGAAACAATGTCTTTCAGATGGCGCTATGATTTCTTTTGATATCAAGGGCGGTGAAAAGCAAGCTTTTCAATTTCTCAACCATCTCAAATTGATTAAGCTTGCAGTTAGTTTAGGAAGCACGGAGAGTTTGGCTGAACACCCCTACACTATGACTCATGCTGATGTAGATATACAGGAAAAGATACAATTAGGTATCACAGAGAAAATGATACGTTTATCTATTGGCGTAGAACATTACGAGGATATTATTTGGGATATAGAGCAAGCCTTAGCCTTTGTAGATTAG